A window of Lepidochelys kempii isolate rLepKem1 chromosome 1, rLepKem1.hap2, whole genome shotgun sequence contains these coding sequences:
- the LOC140907184 gene encoding uncharacterized protein: MQSSSAEVTMMESQNCKRAPAWTEREVRDLIAVWGEESVLSELRSSFRNAKTFVKISQGMKDRGHNRDPKQCRVKLKELRQAYQKTREANGRSGSEPQTCRFYDELHAILGGSATTTPAVLFDEEDDDEEEVVDSSHKASGETGFPDRPELFLTLDLEPVPPEPTQGCLLDPAGGEGTSTACVSMITGSSPSQRLVKLRKKKKRTSDDMFSKLMLSSHTDRAQTNAWRQIMSECRKAQNDQEERWQAEESKWRAEDRAEAQMWWQRDERRQDSMLRLLEDQTSMLQCMVELQQRQLEHRLPLQPLCNQPPSSPSSIASNPDAQERGGGASG, translated from the exons atgcagagctcatcagcagaggtgaccatgatggagtcccagaattgcaaaagagctccagcatggaccgaacgggaggtacgggatctgatcgctgtttggggagaggaatccgtgctatcagaactccgttccagttttcgaaatgccaaaacctttgtcaaaatctcccagggcatgaaggacagaggccataacagggacccgaagcagtgccgtgtgaaactgaaggagctgaggcaagcctaccagaaaaccagagaggcgaacggccgctccgggtcagagccccaaacatgccgcttctatgatgagctgcatgccattttagggggttcagccaccactaccccagccgtgttgtttgacgaagaagatgatgatgaggaggaggttgtagatagctcacataaagcaagcggagaaaccggttttcccgacagaccggaactgtttctcaccctggacctggagccagtaccccccgaacccacccaaggctgcctcctggacccagcaggcggagaagggacctcca ctgcatgtgtttcaatgatcacaggatcttctccttcccagaggctagtgaagcttagaaagaaaaaaaaacgcactagcgatgacatgttctccaagctcatgctgtcttcccacactgacagagcacagacgaatgcatggaggcaaataatgtcagagtgcaggaaagcacaaaatgaccaggaggagaggtggcaggctgaagagagtaagtggcgggctgaagacagggctgaagctcaaatgtggtggcagcgtgatgagaggaggcaggattcaatgctgaggctgctggaggaccaaaccagtatgctccagtgtatggttgagctgcagcaaaggcagctggagcacagactgccactacagcccctgtgtaaccaaccgccctcctccccaagttccatagcctccaacccagatgcccaagaacgcggtgggggggcctccggctaa